From Coffea arabica cultivar ET-39 chromosome 10e, Coffea Arabica ET-39 HiFi, whole genome shotgun sequence, one genomic window encodes:
- the LOC140015103 gene encoding uncharacterized protein yields the protein MAKWQMILSEFDIIFTTQKAVKGQAIADHLAENPRDDDYQSLHTYFPDKEILFIEAVENMSEQYLGWRLFFDGASNSFGAGIGAILVSPERKHYPATAKLRFSCTNNMAEYETYIFGLKMALDMEIKDLIAFSDSDLLVHQTLKLWVTRNSKIMLYHYNLLSLANKFRILELRHIPRTRNAFADALAILFSMIQHPDELVVEPIQIQLQDRPAHCLVTERVSDTAHCLDFVRKCVKCQMHGDVIRAPPTELHSMTAPWPCSIWGMDVIGTIDPPALNGHRFILVAIEYFTKWIEAASYKHVTKKVVSDFLRNNIICRFGVPETLITDNAKNINNDMVDGLCEQLKIRHRNSAIYRPQMNGAVEATNKNLKKIIRKMTETHRD from the exons ATGGCTAAGTGGCAAATGATCCTTTCCGAGTTCGACATTATCTTCACAACACAAAAGGCAGTCAAGGGTCAAGCCATAGCAgatcatttggcagaaaatccaaGAGATGATGATTACCAGTCATTGCATACCTACTTTCCTGATAAAGAAATTCTGTTCATTGAAGCAGTTGAGAACATGAGTGAGCAGTATCTTGGGTGGAGGTTATTTTTCGACGGTGCGTCAAATTCTtttggagctggaattggagcaaTTTTAGTGTCGCCTGAGAGGAAACACTATCCTGCTACTGCCAAATTACGATTTTCTTGTACCAACAACATGGCCGAGTATGAAACTTATATTTTTGGATTAAAAATGGCATTGGACATGGAGATTAAGGACCTGATAGCATTCAGTGATTCCGATCTACTTGTGCACCAGACGCTTAAACTATGGGTAACTCGGAATTCAAAAATTATGTTGTATCATTATAATTTGCTGAGTTTGGCCAACAAATTTAGGATTTTGGAACTCAGACATATTCCCCGCACTCGTAACGCCTTTGCTGATGCTTTAGCTATTTTGTTTTCGATGATCCAACATCCAGATGAGCTGGTGGTTGAACCCATACAGATTCAACTTCAAGATAGACCAGCGCATTGTCTAGTTACAGAAAGGGTCTCTGATACAGCGCATTGTCTTG ATTTTGTCAGAAAGTGTGTCAAGTGTCAAATGCATGGTGATGTCATACGTGCTCCCCCTACAGAATTGCATAGCATGACTGCTCCATGGCCATGTTCGATCTGGGGAATGGATGTGATCGGAACTATTGATCCTCCTGCTTTGAATGGGCATCGATTCATTTTAGTGGCGATTGAATATTTCACCAAATGGATTGAGGCCGCATCCTATAAGCATGTGACTAAGAAAGTGGTGTCGgatttcttgagaaataatatTATCTGTCGTTTTGGAGTACCAGAGACATTGATCACCGACAATGCCAAGAACATCAATAATGATATGGTGGATGGATTGTGTGAACAACTCAAGATTAGGCATCGAAATTCGGCTATTTacaggcctcagatgaatggagccgtTGAAGCCACaaataagaatttgaaaaagatCATCCGCAAGATGACTGAAACACACAGGGATTAG